The window CAAGGTGATCAGGAATGTCAGATCTGAAAACAAGAAGGCCAATGCTGTAAAACATTCTGATGATAGTGACAGTACTTCCAGTGAGTACAAGAATGCAGGAAGATCCGAATTTTCTGTGACATCTGCTGAAAGTGGATTGGCCTCATCACTTTTAGTTCTTTCTAATCCAGATGtgaaaggaatgaaatttgagGACTTGCTTCGAGCTCCAGCAGAGTTGCTTGGAAGAGGAAAACATGGAAGCACGTACAAGGTCACCCCTAATTCCGGATTGATCCTAGCGGTTAAAAGGATCAAGGATTGGGGCATATCTGCAGAGAATTTCAAGAAAAGAATGCAGAGGATAGGCCAAGTGACACATCCAAAAATTCTTTCGGTTCTTGCCTACTATTGTTCCAAGCAAGAGAAGCTCTTGGTCTATGATTACCAGCAGAATGGAAGCCTCTTAAGCCTTCTACAAGGTTATTCAtgttctcataatctcatttctcaaacactttctACCATCTTTTTCCAAATACTATAGGCACAATCACCTAATTCATAATTTTCGTGTCAGGATCCCACAATGGCCAAATATTTGATTGGGGAAGCAGACTCAACATTGCAGCCACCATAGCCGAATCTTTAGCATTCATGCACGACAAGCTTCACGCAGATGGAATTGCTCATGGCAATCTAAAATCCTCCAACATACTAATGAACAACAAAATGGAACCATGCATCAGTGAATATGGACTAATGGTGGTTGAAAACGACATTCAAGCCAACACTCTGAAACCAGATCCTACTGGGGGCCGAGCATACGCTACCTTCACAGTAGATGTCTATGCTTTCGGTGTGATTCTTCTGGAGTTACTAACAGGAAAAATAGTTCAAAATACAGGATTTGATTTGGATAAATGGGTGCATTCAGTTGTTAAAGAAGAATGGACAGTTGAAGTGTTTGATAAGTCACTCACTTCTGAAGGTGCTTATGAAGAGAACCTGGTGACTCTGTTGCAAGTAGCTTTGAAGTGCACCAATGCATCTCCAGATGGTAGACCAAGTATTAAACAAGTGGTGGAAATGATCAACTCTATAAAGGAACAGGAAGAGGGATCCTCCATTAGCTCTTAATACACATCATTTAAGTTTATTACTACTGTAAAGCTTGCATTACATTTCAAAGTACAATTATAGTGCAACATCTGATACATTCTTAATTAGCAttgatttgtttttcttattcAGATAATAACCGGATGATTGAGTGAAATTTCCAAAAACAAATGCGTCACTAAAACAAGTTAGGAATTTGAAATTAATACTGACGTATAAGTTGGAAGCTAAGTTGTAACTTATTTATacgaatctatactatactatactataatactataatataataagccaacatatgtttaatttgtagtcgtacaaattttTGATTTCGTCATCTCTTTTATAACTACAAGTTGGTCACATgtagacttctcttactcttataatattaaagagttttataccgttcaaatcacaaacacttgtgatgtaatacaagataaaaaaaactccactattattcttttaaatataagttctatggagtacataaaaacattggagtattggagtacaaatcataattttttagtttgatcctatataatatctttgattatccaaattttgatataatctatcatttatgagttgtcttgcacataattgtcaattaatcattaatatctttcaactttaacaagtattaagattattgttctgcttattagttatattgcagaacatagagtcctatgatttataaaagtaattattctatcatttgatcacgatgtttatgttgcagaacataatgtgcaggttgtcaaatatttacaaatattattggacaaaaaaaatttgaaatttagatgactagattacattttatcaaactttgtactccaatactccaattttttttgtactccatagaacttaactcattatttatatactatattataataaaccgtctggttaaaatctaattcattaatactaaaatactaataagatgatgttaaaatttaaattataattaataaattacgaattctatacccgcccgtgcttcgcacgggttaaaggctagtaataaATTATTATGCAAGTTGGCTAAAaaagttttagaaaaatatatatataatgtttaatcttaaatttataattattgagtaatattaattaaaaaaattactttttataaTTCATACTAAgttaaacatttaaaaaaaattggatatatcatgaatatgtaaaatacaaataaattagcatcaaacat of the Daucus carota subsp. sativus chromosome 4, DH1 v3.0, whole genome shotgun sequence genome contains:
- the LOC108192212 gene encoding probable inactive receptor kinase At2g26730, which gives rise to MLRACLWLVLVPFLLFSVAVSEEEEDVKTSLIEFMEKLEPGDVQRGANWGWNQSSDPCIDKWEGIGCDGSLKFVKKIVLNGLNLTGVLDADLLCKTNTLFVLSLENNNIVGDLSDDILGCRNLTHLYLSGNRFSGVFPKSLSGLSNLKRIDISDNGFSGKLPEMSKVSGLLTFLAQNNQFDGEMPVYDFSNLVEYNVSNNDLSGPIPDLDGRFGASSFLGNPGLCGKPLAKICPEKKSKKSLARYLIYCGVAIMVLIVILLVSYKVIRNVRSENKKANAVKHSDDSDSTSSEYKNAGRSEFSVTSAESGLASSLLVLSNPDVKGMKFEDLLRAPAELLGRGKHGSTYKVTPNSGLILAVKRIKDWGISAENFKKRMQRIGQVTHPKILSVLAYYCSKQEKLLVYDYQQNGSLLSLLQGSHNGQIFDWGSRLNIAATIAESLAFMHDKLHADGIAHGNLKSSNILMNNKMEPCISEYGLMVVENDIQANTLKPDPTGGRAYATFTVDVYAFGVILLELLTGKIVQNTGFDLDKWVHSVVKEEWTVEVFDKSLTSEGAYEENLVTLLQVALKCTNASPDGRPSIKQVVEMINSIKEQEEGSSISS